The genomic DNA CGACCAACGCGAGGTGGCGATCGAAGACGATTGCCTGAAATTGTTGGCCCTTCATCAACCGGTCGCCAGCGACTTGCGCTGGACCACGACGGTCCTGAAAGTGAACAGCGACCTGGAACGGATTGCCGACCTCGCCTGCAACATTGCCGAACGGGCCAAGGCGCTGACCCATTTCCCGATGTTCCCGATCCCCGACGACTTCGAAATGATGGTCAGCGAAGCGACGACCATGGTCAGCCGAGCGCTCGATTCGTTCGTCGAAAGCAACACCGCACTTGCCCTCAGCGTGATGCGGACCGACGAACGTGTCGACGAATTGAACCGCAAACTGATCTTCGAACTGCGCGAGATCATGAAACGCGATCCCGAATCGGTCGAACCGGCGCTGCACTGCTTCAGCGCCGCCCGCCACTTGGAACGGATCGCGGATCTCGCCGAAAACATCGCCGAAGATGTGGTTTTCTTGGTCGACGGCGAAATCATTCGCCACAAGCCCGAAGAACACGGCCGCACCACACCGCGAGCCAACGGAAAGTAGCCCCGACGCGGCCGACGAGCCACTCCCTCGAGCGGCTCCGCCGACTTCCATTCACCGCTACGCCTGCTTCACACCGATGTTGATGTAGGCGTGAA from Rosistilla carotiformis includes the following:
- the phoU gene encoding phosphate signaling complex protein PhoU; translated protein: MSDELKNKLRRTRHLQRSLDRLQSDLLSLFGIVEQMINKSVRSLYQRDIGLADEVITSDEIVDQREVAIEDDCLKLLALHQPVASDLRWTTTVLKVNSDLERIADLACNIAERAKALTHFPMFPIPDDFEMMVSEATTMVSRALDSFVESNTALALSVMRTDERVDELNRKLIFELREIMKRDPESVEPALHCFSAARHLERIADLAENIAEDVVFLVDGEIIRHKPEEHGRTTPRANGK